A section of the Bryobacteraceae bacterium genome encodes:
- the dnaC gene encoding replicative DNA helicase has protein sequence MSTTLKADAAFERGLPSNVYAERMVLGSILLNPNAFVTAAATLTPEDFSLEKHRIIFRRMLDLHNREERIDRVTLANELIRHGELETVDGLSYLASLDEGLPEIYHLESYVQIVRDKSLLRRMIYAAQQTIERCMLGEDDPVQILSAAEESFLSLGEAQTKNTLASAREVFDAAEGGINTFLDPSRRVRGVSTGFLKFDEMTGGFRPGELIILAARPAMGKTALALNIALHVATRREDRRAVAIFSLEMSKESLLTRLICSRARVDQHRFRTGHLGREDRAKLNEAAMDLYEAPIFIDDTSATSLLDINAKIRKLKHTLDIPLGLVVVDYLQLMPAPSLGRNSNRVQEVGALSRGLKLLSKDLDVPFLVLSQLSRAPEQRMGDHRPQLSDLRESGSIEQDADMVAFIFRPEIYHKDREDLRGKAELIIAKQRNGPTGIVPLVFLQQYTRFENPAEELAEPLD, from the coding sequence ATGTCGACGACGCTCAAAGCCGACGCCGCCTTCGAGCGCGGCCTGCCGTCCAACGTCTACGCCGAACGGATGGTGCTCGGCTCCATCCTGCTCAACCCTAACGCGTTTGTCACCGCCGCGGCCACTCTCACGCCGGAAGACTTCTCGCTGGAAAAGCACCGCATCATCTTCCGGCGCATGCTCGACCTGCACAATCGCGAAGAGCGCATCGACCGTGTCACCCTCGCCAACGAGCTTATCCGCCACGGCGAGCTCGAAACCGTCGACGGGCTCAGCTACCTCGCCTCCCTCGACGAAGGCCTGCCCGAGATCTACCACCTCGAAAGCTATGTCCAGATCGTCCGCGACAAGAGCCTGCTGCGCCGCATGATCTACGCCGCCCAGCAGACCATCGAGCGCTGCATGCTCGGCGAGGACGACCCCGTCCAGATCCTTTCCGCCGCCGAAGAAAGCTTCCTCTCGCTCGGCGAGGCGCAGACAAAGAACACGCTCGCCAGCGCCCGCGAGGTCTTCGACGCCGCCGAAGGCGGCATCAACACCTTCCTCGACCCCTCGCGCCGCGTCCGCGGCGTCAGCACCGGCTTCCTCAAGTTCGACGAAATGACCGGCGGCTTCCGCCCCGGCGAGCTCATCATCCTCGCCGCACGCCCGGCCATGGGCAAGACGGCGCTCGCCCTCAACATCGCCCTCCACGTCGCCACCCGCCGTGAGGACCGCCGCGCCGTCGCCATCTTCTCGCTCGAAATGTCGAAAGAGTCGCTGCTGACCCGCCTCATCTGCTCGCGGGCGCGCGTCGATCAGCACCGCTTCCGCACCGGCCACCTCGGCCGCGAAGACCGGGCCAAACTCAACGAGGCCGCCATGGACCTCTACGAGGCCCCCATCTTCATCGACGATACCTCGGCCACCTCCCTGCTCGACATCAATGCCAAGATCCGCAAGCTGAAACACACGCTCGACATCCCGCTCGGCCTCGTCGTCGTCGACTACCTCCAGCTCATGCCCGCCCCCTCCCTCGGCCGCAACTCCAACCGCGTCCAGGAAGTCGGCGCCCTCAGCCGCGGCCTCAAGCTCCTGTCGAAGGACCTCGACGTCCCCTTCCTCGTCCTCAGCCAGCTCAGCCGCGCTCCCGAACAGCGCATGGGCGATCACCGCCCGCAACTGTCCGACCTCCGCGAGTCCGGCTCCATCGAGCAGGACGCAGACATGGTCGCCTTCATCTTCCGCCCCGAGATCTATCACAAGGACCGCGAAGACCTCCGCGGCAAGGCCGAACTCATCATCGCCAAGCAGCGCAACGGCCCCACCGGCATTGTCCCGCTGGTCTTCCTTCAGCAGTACACCCGCTTCGAAAATCCCGCCGAGGAACTGGCGGAACCACTCGATTGA
- the dpsA gene encoding DNA starvation/stationary phase protection protein has translation MKTLNQILNDELSLYLKTWNYHWNVEGAQFAALHALFEQQYSGLQPLIDELAERIRALGGRAETSVQARIDGDKDAVAMLAALAEGHESLSRRLREEAIPEFERADDPGTVDLLTRAVQFHDKAAWMLRASAR, from the coding sequence ATGAAGACACTGAACCAGATCCTGAATGACGAGCTGAGCCTGTACCTGAAGACGTGGAACTACCACTGGAACGTGGAGGGCGCGCAGTTTGCCGCGCTCCATGCGCTTTTCGAACAGCAGTACAGCGGGCTGCAACCGCTGATTGACGAGCTGGCCGAGCGCATCCGCGCGCTGGGCGGACGCGCCGAGACCAGCGTGCAGGCGCGGATTGACGGCGACAAAGACGCCGTTGCGATGCTTGCCGCGCTGGCCGAAGGCCACGAGAGCCTGAGCCGCCGGCTGCGCGAAGAGGCGATTCCGGAGTTCGAACGCGCCGACGACCCGGGCACGGTGGACCTGCTCACGCGGGCCGTCCAGTTCCACGACAAGGCGGCCTGGATGCTGCGCGCGTCAGCCCGCTGA